DNA from Panthera leo isolate Ple1 chromosome D2, P.leo_Ple1_pat1.1, whole genome shotgun sequence:
acattcCAAGTGGACAGGCACCAGCTAAGTATTTGTCGTGTCCATTCACAAATGAGGCTGGGTGAGGTTAAGCGACCTGCCCAAAGACACAAAGCAATAAAATGGAAGAGTGAAGACTCGAACCGAGGTGTGACCTGGCGCACCTAAGCGCGATCCAAACAATAAGAGCCACTTTAAGACAATCGGCTTATGAATAGCGGCAACACAAGGAAAGCAGGGCTGCTCTTCAACGCCACCACCGGCACGCACGCCCCGGCGCGAGGTGAAAGTTCCGCCGCCTTTCGCAGCTTACGTGCGCTCCGTGACTGCCGCGGCTGACGAGGGGCCGGCGGACGAGACCGCATGCGTTCTGGCGCCCTCGagcgcgcccctcccccacggcgGCTGCAGCGCTGGCACGGGGCGCATGCGCACACCCGGCGGGCGGAGGACGGCCCAGAGCGAGTGGAAAGATTTGGAAGAGCAAGTGCGCGGGAGCTGGGCGGTGGAGTGCGAGCGCGCAGGCGCGGCTGGGGCCGGACAGCGACTCCGGAATCTCAGCGAGTCCCACTCTGCGTCGCACCCCGAGCCGCCACCATGGCCGCCTATAAGCTGGTGCTGATCAGGCACGGCGAGAGCGCTTGGAACCTGGAGAACCGCTTCAGCGGCTGGTACGACGCCGACTTGAGCCCTGCCGGGCACGAGGAGGCGAAGCGCGGCGGGCAGGCGCTGCGAGGTGAGGAACGGACCGGGGCgggctgtgggtgggggctgCGGAGGCTCGGGCGGGCGCCCCTGGTTGAGGGCCGCCTGGCTCGCCCCCGTACCCTCTCGGAGAGAGCTGACCTTGGGCTTCAGCTCTCCTGCAGTTTATTTTGCGGTTGGCAAAATGGTTTCAGggtgtgtgtgcggggggggggggggctgtcgacttgctcaaggtcacccagtggTGTGATGGGCCACGCCGGGAAGAGGACTGGGGGCGGTCGCCCCGCAACCCACTGCATTCTCCACGACACCGCCTTGGCGAAATTCTCCCATTTACTAATCTGAGCATTCAGTAACTCGGGGACGGGTTATTAAATTGGATGGCCGGTGTCTTCCGGGAGCTGTAACCAAGCCTTTTCAAGAGGCTGCTGCGGATCCTCGTGAAGCGTCAGACCACACGCTTGTCCCCGGCTGTGGGGGAGTAACGCGGCGCTGGGCGGACAACAGGCCTCACGAAACCCACGTGCTTACGTAGGCCTTTGCTGTTCAGCAGCATCCCACGAATCTTGTGCCCCAGATGCATCCACAAATGtaattgagtgaatgaatgaataatttgaGTTGTCCTCTGCACGATTCCATGAAGCAGATTATtatccccttcctttctttccctcgcTGGCCCTCTTCTATAGCTGGGAAAAGTGAGGATTGCATAGATGACTTGTTCAAGGTCGTATCTCCTTATTCCTAGTCCATCCCGCTCGCTCCAATTCTGGGTTGAGTAACAGGTAGACGCCGGGCAAAGGTGGAAGTGGCAGTGAGATAAACTCGCCTACCCAGGCTTGCCCCCTGCGGCGAACAGCTCTTTGTGGTTTTGGAATGCTTTTTATAAGGAAGCATTCTCAGCTGCCAGCAACTCAGAGAATCCCTCTGTACTGAGGAGGTGCTTCCACTGATGTAATTAGGGCAGATCTTGCCCTGCGCTCTTCTAACCTCTGGACGTTGAAGCAGCCATTTGAAAGGGTCATTGATGCCTGATGTGGAACAGGTATTTGGCCTCAGGTTACTGTTTCTAGCTTCTTGCCTTCACCGTAGATCCTTTTGAATTGAAGCAAAGGTTTGGAAAGTGTAGGAAATGTAATCCTGCTGGCTGTGTGTCTGCTTTGAGATGGCTTGGTGTGACTTACATTTAGGAGAggctgggaaagggaaagagctgGGAAAGGAGGCCATTTTCTCTGTTTGGCAGGAAGAACTGTATGGGTCTGTGGTGGTTTGCTGATGACTAGCCCAGGACAAAGATAATTGCAGCTGTACCCTAAAAGAGTGATCAAATGGTTAAACTTGTAATCTCTTTAAAGTAGCAGACCCTATTtcaagattttgttgttgttgacttatttttagtaatctctacatccaacgtggggctgcAAGTCaaggaccccgagatcaagagttgcatgctccaccgactgatcagccaggcaccccctatgtCACTTTCTAAGTAAATGTTGGTAgcgttagttaaaaaaaaaaaatcctatttaaaaGATTAGTATCTGTTATGGGCATCACAAATGATTATATTAAACAAGACTAAAAACAGAAATCTGAATCGTGAAGACCATTGTGAATAAtataaaaaacctaaatatattaaattcttcAGAGCTTTAAATGATAGTAGGGTTTATAAACTCTTGAATCGTTTCAGGAGGGAGCTAGTGAGAACTGAGTCTCTCCATGCAGTCTTACTCCTGGGAGAGGATGAAGTCCACACCACATATCACACCATCCACCCCACACTTGGGAATATCCTAGGCTATGCTTTTATTTAATGGGGAAGTTCTCCTGAGTGGAACTGCTTTTCTTCTTGGGGACCTATTTGTGTATCCAACAGGAGGCACTCCATCACAAGGGGAAATAATAATTGCAGTGAAACAGCCAGTAGCTTTTCAGCATGGGAGATGAGGCTTGCACTTGCCAGTGACTCAGCCTTTTATTGGGGAGCCATTCCTCCCCTTATAGTTAGGGAGGAGATGGTAATGGAGTCTACTAGGACTTGTCCTGAGGTTCAGTGATGAGATTTGATGAGATTTGTCATCTTTTCCCCTGTGGGTAGTGATGGGTTTCCTGGTGAttaatcctcccctcccccatcagcgTAGTTCTTATTGGCCTCATTCTCAGTTGAATGACTGGCAGAATTCACTTCACATTGCATTAATTACTGTTGGCAACCTCAGTATGAGGCAATACCCAGGAAAGTTTGTGCTGAATTTCAAAGAGGGCCTTGTAGCCTCATGGAGGAAAACACTACATAAAGGACCATCTCCCTTTTAAAGTGGGAAGGGGGGATAATCTTCCACGAACTAAGAAGATTAATTGTTGGGGTGGTTGGGGCAACATAACTTGATTACTACGCCTTAATAACTACTGTGGACGAGGAGAGATTCGTGTCTAAATGAGTCAGACTGCACAGCATTTGCTCTTTCTGCTTTCTCCAGGGAGTGGCTTCTCCTGAACTTGGTCTAACAGTTGACCTAAGTGTGTACAGGTTGGCACTTGACTATAGCAGAAAGGCACTGTGGATTAAGAGACTGATGTGATTTCCACTACATACTGAAAATACAATTTCATGCAATGTACTGAAGTTTTAATCAGCATCCTCTAAGAGCTCTTGCTGTGTCCTGATTGTTGGGTTTCAAATTGTTTTCCCGTAGACAAGAGGTTAGGTCTGAAATATATTTACTAGTATTGGGCAGAAGTGACTGTTTTAACTAAAATACAAACAGATCCTTAGGGTTTAGAATAATATGGAGGTAGCTAGAGATGGAGGTTATGAGTTGGATTTTGGAGTCACACAGCTTGGGTTTTAATCTCTCATTTAAAGCTGTGACCTTGGATGATTTGCTTAATCCCTCTagtctttattttcctcatctggtAAAATGGGTTGTAAGGATTATAATCTCAGGATTGTCATGAAGACTAAATAAAACGtatacaaaataatttgtatAGTGCTTGACAGATGGTAAGCCCTCCATAAATATTGGTGATTATTTAGTAAGAGATTCCAAGTTTTTAAGGATCCTTTTCTTGAAAGAattgaagcagaaataaattcttaaaatgggTTTAACACAGCATTCTGGGGTTTAGGATAAGCAGCACAGATGGCATAGGTTAGCTCCCTGACAATACATTTAGGTCTTGGGTTAGATGAATTATTGGGGAACCACTGGAAAGTCCATTGTCAACTATAACATAAATCAACATATTTTGTCTTCTGTAAAGGTggaatattgtcttttttttctaggGTATACAAACTAGTTAAATTCAGATGTGAGAAAACTCTGGTTCCATAGTGGACCCGATTGGCTTATCACTTTGAATTTATGATTCCCAGATGCTGGCTATGAGTTTGATATCTGCTTCACCTCCGTGCAGAAGAGAGCAATTCGGACTCTCTGGACAGTGCTGGATGCCATTGACCAAATGTGGCTGCCTGTAGTGAGGACTTGGCGCCTCAATGAGCGGCACTATGGGGGTCTGACTGGCCTTAATAAAGCAGAAACTGCTGCCAAGCATGGTGAGGCCCAAGTAAAGATCTGGAGGCGCTCCTATGATGTCCCGCCACCTCCGATGGAACCCGACCATCCCTTCTACAGCAACATCAGTAAGGTATGGACAAATGGGGGTTTGGCTCATTCTGCCTAGGACCAGGGTGTTAGAACCTCGGCCTCACTCTTTTTTAGCTTTTAGTAGTGTCTGCTTGGTCCTATTgagttttttaatttatgctaGTTAATTGTTATTCTCCTTCTCCAAGGAATGGCCTTCACTTGTTAAAAAGATTTAGTTGATACTTGTTTACCTAAAAAGAAAGTATATCTTCTTTTTTGTATCTCCATTGCGATACCTTATAAAACCCATCCATAGTCGtagggcatttttaaaaaaaaattttttaatgtttatttacttttgagagagggtaggagggagagggggaggggcagagagagggagacagagaaatcaagagcacgctccaggctctggtccgacagcacagagcccacatggggctcgaaccccacaaactgtgagatcgtggcctgagctgaagttggacacttaactgactgagccacccaggcgccccttagagtTGTAGGGCCTTCTTATGCCAACTATTAAGATTAAGTGAATTGGGAAGAGCTTTATACCTACCTTTTTCTTCTAAGTTCTGTTTCATTTGAACTGTTCATTTTCCCAATAGCGGGTAATGGTGGTAGGACGAGCAGCAAAATAATTCTTCTCCCTGTGACCAAACTCTCAGCTCCGTTCTGTGTCCTGGTGAAAGACCTTCACCTATCACTTTGATTCATACCTTAGGGGATGAGGAATGGGCAGAACAGATACAACTACTACTAATTGGTGAGCATGGATTTGTATCGTTTAGGATCGCAGGTATGCAGACCTCACTGAAGATCAGCTACCCTCCTGTGAGAGTCTGAAGGACACAATTGCCAGAGCTCTGCCCTTTTGGAATGAAGAAATAGTTCCCCAGATCAAGGAGGGGAAACGGGTCCTGATTGCAGCCCACGGCAACAGCCTTCGGGGCATTGTCAAGCATCTGGAGGGTATGTACATTTTTCAGGGGAGCCCTCCAGGAGGGACACAGCAAAACTGCCACAAATCGGATTTATTtcatgcaaaagagatcttcagGGAAAGGCTGGACACATTGATAGTCCCTCAGTTTGCATCTTAAATTGGTTCACCTGAGGGCCTAAAGGCCTAGATGTGCTGATTTTTGTCAGACTGGATGGACTACACAGGACATTTGAGATGTGTATAGTCCTGCTTCACTGTGGGTTTCCAAACCCCACTTTGGGAGAGATATCTGCGGTATACCACCttacatacttttttcttttcagtggctGAGAACTAAGTATTGGAGGCATTCTTTGGGTGATTGATCTATAATACAGATTGTTACTGTTACTATAAATATCAGAAGGGGTGTCTTGTTTTAATTCCTACCAAAGTCCTTTGTCACCTGCAGGGGGGACATGGATTCGTGTCTAGCTTGGCTTATCATGCTGTGTATTTCCTTCAGGTCTTTCTGAAGAGGCTATCATGGAGCTGAACCTGCCAACAGGTATTCCCATGGTCTATGAATTGGACAAGAACTTGAAGCCCATCAAGCCCATGCAGTTCCTGGGGGATGAAGAGACCGTGCGTAAAGCCATGGAAGCTGTGGCTGCCCAGGGCAAGGCCAAAAAGTGAAGGCGAGCAGGCAGACTACTTTTCCAAGGACACCCTCCCTACCCATCCCGTTCCTCCACATTTCTTCCCTGCACATGTCACACTGACCACATCTGTAGGCATCTTAAGTTTTAGCTGCAGATGGGGACCAGTGGCTCCTAATTTTGTTTAGCCATTTGTCTCTTGCACCCACTCTCTTCATATAGTCTAGTCAGAATGGCACTTCTGGGGCATGAGTCTTCAGTCCCAAGCTGAGGGAAGACTTTTACCCAAAAGTAGAGAGTTAGTAACTCTGGTGTTTTTGCTACTGTTTATTGAGTTGGGGATAGGAAGGAACCATGCTAAGATGTGACCAATGAGAAGTAAGAGAGCCTATTTGTGTTCCCAGGAGCCAGTCCTGTACTATTCTGTAGTCAGGTGACTGTCTGGGGGGGCTCCAGTCATTCCAGTGAAAGAATCATTTCCCCTCTGACCCCAGAAGAGTTGGCTCCAGAAGACTGGGatcaatttaaatgttttgtgttgCATCtacttttacaaaaagaaaaaaaaaaaagtatatatatatatacatatataaaataatacaaaccaAAAACCCTTCTGGGGTTTCTAGTTGCGGTTGAAATATTCCCACATGCAGTCATCCCAAAATAAGCCATTCCTCACACCAACGTGGGAGAAGCCCCTTCCTTGACTTCTGAGGCCTAGGAGTTTATCCTGCTGTGTGTTTTAGAATCCCTCCCCTGCCTTAATGTTTTATGGCAGTGAAATGCCTCTTGATCACGTCCAAGCGTGTCTTTTACTGTATACGTTTCTGATCATGTTCCAGTTGCTTGGTCCTGCCACCTGGGCCCAGTACTCATTTTGAGCGTAACTATACTAAATCTTTTTTCCAGATCAGTATAATAAAGGAGTGATGTGCAATATCTTCTGTGTGATGTAGTAATCTCTCATTTGAGAAGATCAGCTTGAACATTAAACTGGGTGTATCTTACTAGGGTTTTCCACCTTAGGTTGGGGAGCTGAAGTATGGGGGTGGGCAGGTCTTCCTGGCTGAGCCCTCCATTCCTATTGCCTCTATAGCACTTGCTCAGTGTGCTGGCTGAATACTCCTTGAGTGGTCAAATTCTCAAACTCCATTATGCCTTCTTTTGAGTAAGGTAAAGGCTTGTTTACCTTACAAAAGCTAGCCTTTTTCTATTAGAAATCTGTAAacttggtgcctgggtggctcagttaagcatctgacttcagctcaggtcatgattttgaggtttgtgagtttgagccccacatcaggctcactgctgtcagcctgattcagatcctttgtcctcctctctttgccccttcccctgcttgtgctctctctcaaaaattaaaatctgtaaaCTTGATTCACACTTCATCCTCAAAAACGGCACATAACTGTATAATAAAATGATGCAGAAGAAAAGGACTATTACATTGTATACGTAATGGGGAAGGGACATTGcttacattttccttctctttaaagcTTTTCAAAAGATAATGAACATGAAAGCCTACAAGGCAAGAGAAAGCCCATAATACCTTTCTTCTAGTAGGAGCAAGTAACACCCTCTGTCTGTTAAGCTCTCATGAAGCTCCTCTATGCCAGCTACATAACCTCTAATCTTGACAACCTCTGAAACGGCTGTTATTCCGAATTTACAGAAGAAATAGACTGAAAGAGATGTAGAAACTTGCCAAATATATACTACTAAGTACTGGAACCCAGATGAAAGATGTTGAACAGAAGTCCTTAtcctaaaatgtaaatactaatcATCTTGCTTTTCAGGTTTAGTTTTTCACTTGATCTATAACCCTAGGATGACCTTTAACCCTAGGATGACCTTTAGTAATTTAAGTCTCCAACAGTCTGGTGGAATGTTAAGTTTACTTGCCCTATAATGAATCTTAAACCAAAAGTTGATAATTTTCTTTGGTCGAGGCTCTTCGCCCAAGTCAGACTGGAGCAGCTTAGATCAGAGTCCCTCTATATCCTGACATAGCAGTCTTCAGTCATTGACTAGAACTCTTGTAGCAGGAAAGTAACAGAAAACCAGCATTATTTATCATTACTACCAGAAGGCCAGCAACCACTGTACCTCTAAGACTGCTTACCCAGGGTagcacatcataatcacccatgGAGctgaaagaaaaacccaaacatCTGTTGTGGGTTCACCTCATGAGATTCCAAAGCAGAGCTAGGgctctgttgttttttaaagctttataggcaattagaaatttttaatttttttttaatgtatgtctatttttgagagcgagagagcgagcgaatgggcaaggggcagagggacagggagacataaaatccaaagcaggttccaagctctgagctgtcagcacggagcctgacgcggggctcaaactcatgaaccatgagatcatggcctgacctaaccgacagagccacccaggtgcctgccccaCTTCATAGACAATTCTGAGGTTCATCTAACCCAGGCTGAGAACCACTATTCCAACACAGAGAAATTCTTGTCTCTAGAACCAATTTTAGATTAGTGAATATCACTAAACATCACTATTTGGGCATAGCTGTCAGCTATGAgaacactcaaaaaaattttttatggtgCTTTTGCTATGTGTTAGTCACAATACCAGGTACTGAAGACTCAAAGACAGAATCCTGCCCTAAAACCTCAGGCTAGAAGGGAAGACAGGCTCATAAACTTAGCTGTGATACAATACAGTGGTCAACAGTGAGAAAACCTAACCTGCTCTGCAGGTCAGAGGAGGCTATTACCCAACTGTTTCAAATGCTCTTCTTTAGGACACTATTACagcatttctttgtttacttaTCACCTGTCTTCCcccattagaattttttttttttttttaatgtttacgtatttttgagagggagaaagagaaagcataagcaggggaggggcagagaaagaattcaaagcaggctccaggcttaacTGTCAGCATActgcccaacgcggggctcattccacgaaccacgagatcataacctgagctgaagacacttaactgactgagacatctaGGCGCCCCCTGCCCACGTCTAGAATCTAAGCTCTACAAGGAAAGGATTCTATCATGTTCACTGTTTTACCTCCTACTTCCTGAAACACTGGTGGGCAGAATAATTGCCTAACATATTTGAACGAATGATGTCCAACAAGCACTCataattaatgaaccaatgtCAATTTGGAGAGCCTCTAATCGCATGTGCAAGATCCTATTCAATATTTGGTAAAAGGAGGCATCAAGGTACAGGACAAAGATTAATGCTCTGCCACTTGGATGCCTGCGTGACTTAAGGCAAGTTAACTGATTTTTCTAAATCTtagtttacttttctgtaaagTGTGGACATAATTAGTACATGCCAGGGCTACTGGGAAGTTCAGAGATAAAATAAGTACAATGGCTAACACTGTAGAGAGAATCAACTAGTAGCATCTACCTGCAAGGTAACGTGGGTGAAtctaaccaaaatttaaaatgtgcacATTCTTTGACCCAGCACGCTCCACTTTTAGGAATCTCTGTTGCCACAGAATCTTAGGCATGCACAAGGATGTATGGTATAGGGATTTTCTCTGCAACACtgcaaaaaaatctataaagctTAAAATATCCATCAGTAAGGGGACTAAACTATATCAAAATGTCTAGCATAAGGCCTAGAACTTAACAGATACTTTAGAAGGCGATCAAATCtgtaatagtaatataataacaACGATAGTGCCATGTACTGGAACTTCTGCATTTcttcctcacaataaccctatgagaTCATACCAttccagacaaggaaacagacttttaaaagaaagtaaacttGCACTACTATCAATGTCAACATGCTGATTATTTTAGTATACTGTAATTTGCACAATGTCACCATTAGGGGAAAATGGGCAAAGTGTACAAGGGATCTATCTGAATTGTTTCTTAAAACTGCATGTGGAGCTACATTGATCTCAATActcttttctaatttaaaaaaaccgAACAGGGTCActtgggtagctcggttggttgggcgtctgactcttggttttggctcaggtcatgaactcactcacgttcgtgagttcgagccctgcatcaggctctgggctggtggtgcagagcctgcttgggaattctctgtctctccctctctcaaaaacaaacaaacatttaaaaaaacccaaaaaccaaccaaccaaacaacctAACCTATTCTGGCTAGCAGCTAGAGGATACAAACCCAGTCGGGTTGATTCCAGAGTTCACCTGTAACCACTGTCACTACACACAGAAGATATGTGCAGTGACAGATGCTCCTTGAAGAACATCTCAAGAACTGACATAtcttgagatgcctgggtggctcggttgagcatctgactcttggtttcggctcaggtcacgatctcatggtttgtgagattgagccccacagtgggctctgtgctgacagctcagagtctgcttgcgaatctcattctctctctgcccctcccctgttcgtgctctctctctctcaaactaaataaacttaaaaaatatatagattaaaaaaaattgacatctcttctttccttctattctctcTGCAGCTTTGCCATGCTTAAACCCTCATCTCTTCCTCATCCCCAAACCTGCATGTTCGTTCCTGCTTTTGCCCTCTGCTTAAGTTTTTCTGTCTGCCTTGAGTATCTTCATGTCACTATCTCAGTTCTTCAATTCCTTTTACTTCACATTACAGATCTTTCCCTGGTCACCTCACGAAACAGTGCTCTGACCCTCTTTTCAATTCAGATTTAACGTTTCCTGGAGTACCCACTAATCAGTAATACTATATTCACCTAATTACTTTCAGAACTACTCACATGCACCCTGCATCACCACGTGTTCTATCATTTTCACTAAACCATAATCTCTCTAAACGAGGGGATGTTTATAAAGTGCTTGacccggtgcctggcacataggaagtacTCAATAAGCAGAAGTGCTTAAAAGGAACATAAAAAACGCAAAAATGACTGGAGGTGAGGTTTTTCCAGAGTAAGCAAGCACTTGACAC
Protein-coding regions in this window:
- the PGAM1 gene encoding phosphoglycerate mutase 1, giving the protein MAAYKLVLIRHGESAWNLENRFSGWYDADLSPAGHEEAKRGGQALRDAGYEFDICFTSVQKRAIRTLWTVLDAIDQMWLPVVRTWRLNERHYGGLTGLNKAETAAKHGEAQVKIWRRSYDVPPPPMEPDHPFYSNISKDRRYADLTEDQLPSCESLKDTIARALPFWNEEIVPQIKEGKRVLIAAHGNSLRGIVKHLEGLSEEAIMELNLPTGIPMVYELDKNLKPIKPMQFLGDEETVRKAMEAVAAQGKAKK